A window of Cryptomeria japonica chromosome 3, Sugi_1.0, whole genome shotgun sequence contains these coding sequences:
- the LOC131874152 gene encoding uncharacterized protein LOC131874152, which yields MFGGSVARERSSSGAPVTAGWRPNGGCGGWPENRPGRGGCWVAHRWLPGGRGSGPGLSAEPGGGRWRRAWQRREAAAGKEVALLGRWWLAGRAGAAPERHAGGRARSRSRRKVAGAGAEAGREPEEMQRPAGTGDEAGGGRRNSSGGRRPEAGLTGLTGLSVRYPAGRTA from the exons ATGTTTGGTGGTTCGGTGGCCAGGGAGCGGAGCTCCAGTGGCGCACCGGTGACGGCCGGGTGGCGGCCTAATGGCGGTTGCGGTGGCTGGCCGGAAAACAGGCCGGGTAGAGGCGGCTGCTGGGTGGCACACCGGTGGCTGCCGGGAGGCAGAGGCAGCGGGCCAGGGTTGAGCGCGGAGCCTGGCGGCGGCAGGTGGCGGCGGGCCTGGCAGCGCAGGGAGGCGGCGGCCGGTAAGGAAGTGGCGCTGCTCGGGCGGTGGTGGCTTGCCGGCAGGGCGGGAGCGGCGCCAGAGAGACACGCCGGTGGGAGAGCACGGAGCCGGAGCCGAAGGAAAGTCGCCGGAGCCGGAGCCGAGGCGGGGCGGGAGCCGGAGGAAATGCAGCGCCCCGCGGGGACTGGAGACGAAGCCGGTGGCGGTCGGAGAAACAGCAGTGGCGGCCGGAGGCCGGAGGCCGGACTGACAGGTCTGACAGgcctgtcagtccggtaccctgcg GGACGTACAgcctag